The Oncorhynchus tshawytscha isolate Ot180627B linkage group LG08, Otsh_v2.0, whole genome shotgun sequence genome window below encodes:
- the rnf103 gene encoding E3 ubiquitin-protein ligase RNF103 isoform X1, protein MWLKLFFLLLYFMVLFVLARFFEAVVWYETGLFATQLVDPVTLSFNKLKTILECRGLGYSGLAEKRDVRELVEKSGDLMQGELYSAIKNEKEQAESQSESSTTFTGEMHFYELVEDTKDGIWLVQVIAQDRDALLSKANWGKMVQKVSQFGIRTGTFNCSSDSRYCRKRGWMKSTLIMSVPQTYASKGKVMLKEYNGRRIETEHIFKWMTAHVASRIKTIRMSQQLVEEWHPSEKHPVKMFLFAKLAQPPAFFSALSVKFTGRIEFIFVDVQSWDNITSLEEIGVQQLPSYILKMPEGIYRYGNSIGEFISLQAMDTFLRSVQPEVNDLFVLSLVMVNLMAWLDLFITQGATIKRFVVLISTLGTYNSLLIISWLPILGFLQLPYLEGFYDYSLKLLRYADTTTIASWVRTDWTFYSSHPALFLSTYLAHGLLIDYFEKKRRCNNEEENPNNLEWLSSLWDWYTSYLVHPITSFHNFPNESDWDDDPNFLLERLAFPDLWLHPLIPIDYINNLPTWRFKCTQVCGPNSEENSGRDLDSNIQNTTGGQTQGLNSEHEEHGCGKERACAADSCCHSENGGDVPCMKREAQEQQADWSQWPSDMIHCTECVVCLENFETDCIVMGLPCAHVFHQQCIVVWLAGGQHCCPVCRGPSYKRKPVRSSGLDLLEQQE, encoded by the exons ATGTGGTTAAAACTATTTTTTCTCCTACTGTATTTTATGGTGTTATTCGTTTTAGCCAGATTTTTTGAAGCAGTTGTCTGGTATGAAACTGGTCTTTTTGCCACCCAGTTGGTTGATCCTGTAACCCTGAGTTTCAATAAGTTAAAGACCATTCTAGAATGTCGAGGACTGGGATACTCTGGGCTTGCAGAGAAGAGGGATGTCAGAGAACTAGTCGAAAAGTCAG GTGACCTGATGCAAGGGGAGTTGTACTCTGCCATCAAAAATGAAAAGGAGCAAGCTGAGTCCCAGTCTGAGTCCAGCACTACCTTCACTGGGGAGATGCACTTTTATGAGCTGGTGGAGGACACCAAAGATGGCATTTGGTTGGTCCAG GTAATTGCCCAAGATCGAGATGCTCTTTTGAGTAAAGCCAACTGGGGTAAAATGGTCCAAAAGGTTTCTCAGTTTGGCATTCGCACTGGTACTTTTAACTGCTCCAGTGACTCAAG ATATTGTCGTAAACGGGGTTGGATGAAATCCACACTTATAATGTCTGTGCCTCAGACTTATGCTTCAAAAGGAAAGGTTATGCTGAAAGAGTACAATGGCAGACGCATTGAGACAGAGCACATCTTCAAGTGGATGACGGCACACGTAGCGTCCCGTATAAAAACCATCCGCATGTCTCAGCAGCTTGTTGAAGAATGGCACCCCAGTGAGAAGCACCCAGTAAAGATGTTCCTATTTGCCAAGCTGGCACAACCTCCAGCCTTTTTTTCAGCACTCAGTGTCAAGTTCACAGGTCGGATCGAGTTCATCTTTGTAGATGTGCAGAGCTGGGACAATATAACCTCCTTGGAAGAGATAGGTGTGCAACAGTTGCCATCGTATATCCTGAAAATGCCGGAGGGCATCTACAGATATGGGAACAGCATTGGAGAGTTCATCTCCCTACAGGCCATGGACACTTTCCTCCGTTCTGTTCAGCCAGAGGTCAATGACCTGTTTGTGTTGAGTCTAGTAATGGTCAACCTCATGGCCTGGTTGGACCTGTTCATAACACAGGGCGCCACCATCAAGCGCTTCGTGGTTCTCATCAGTACGCTGGGGACCTACAACTCCCTGCTCATCATCTCCTGGCTGCCTATTCTGGGGTTCCTACAGTTGCCATATCTGGAGGGCTTCTACGACTACAGCCTCAAGCTGTTGCGTTACGCAGACACCACCACCATCGCCTCCTGGGTGAGGACCGACTGGACCTTCTACTCCTCCCACCCCGCCCTGTTCCTCAGCACCTACCTGGCACACGGGCTTCTCATCGACTACTTTGAGAAGAAGAGGAGATGCAACAATGAAGAAGAGAACCCCAATAACTTGGAGTGGCTGTCCAGCCTCTGGGATTGGTACACCAGCTACTTGGTCCATCCCATAACCTCATTTCATAACTTCCCCAACGAGTCAGACTGGGACGATGACCCCAATTTCCTTCTGGAGAGGTTGGCCTTTCCCGATCTCTGGCTTCACCCGCTTATCCCCATTGACTACATCAACAACCTGCCCACCTGGAGGTTCAAGTGCACACAGGTCTGTGGGCCAAACTCTGAAGAGAACAGCGGCAGAGATCTGGACAGCAAcatacaaaacactacaggaggaCAGACCCAAGGCTTAAACAGTGAGCATGAAGAACATGGCTGTGGTAAAGAGAGAGCTTGTGCCGCTGATTCATGTTGCCATTCTGAAAATGGAGGGGATGTACCATGCATGAAAAGGGAAGCACAAGAGCAACAAGCGGATTGGTCCCAATGGCCCAGTGACATGATACACTGCAcagagtgtgttgtgtgtctggagAACTTTGAGACTGATTGCATTGTCATGGGACTGCCCTGTGCCCACGTGTTCCACCAGCAGTGCATTGTGGTCTGGCTGGCAGGTGGACAGCACTGTTGCCCGGTGTGCAGGGGGCCATCCTACAAGAGGAAGCCAGTTAGATCATCTGGTCTGGACCTACTGGAGCAGCAGGAATAG
- the rnf103 gene encoding E3 ubiquitin-protein ligase RNF103 isoform X2, translated as MWLKLFFLLLYFMVLFVLARFFEAVVWYETGLFATQLVDPVTLSFNKLKTILECRGLGYSGLAEKRDVRELVEKSGDLMQGELYSAIKNEKEQAESQSESSTTFTGEMHFYELVEDTKDGIWLVQVIAQDRDALLSKANWGKMVQKVSQFGIRTGTFNCSSDSS; from the exons ATGTGGTTAAAACTATTTTTTCTCCTACTGTATTTTATGGTGTTATTCGTTTTAGCCAGATTTTTTGAAGCAGTTGTCTGGTATGAAACTGGTCTTTTTGCCACCCAGTTGGTTGATCCTGTAACCCTGAGTTTCAATAAGTTAAAGACCATTCTAGAATGTCGAGGACTGGGATACTCTGGGCTTGCAGAGAAGAGGGATGTCAGAGAACTAGTCGAAAAGTCAG GTGACCTGATGCAAGGGGAGTTGTACTCTGCCATCAAAAATGAAAAGGAGCAAGCTGAGTCCCAGTCTGAGTCCAGCACTACCTTCACTGGGGAGATGCACTTTTATGAGCTGGTGGAGGACACCAAAGATGGCATTTGGTTGGTCCAG GTAATTGCCCAAGATCGAGATGCTCTTTTGAGTAAAGCCAACTGGGGTAAAATGGTCCAAAAGGTTTCTCAGTTTGGCATTCGCACTGGTACTTTTAACTGCTCCAGTGACTCAAG ttag